GCTACAAGGCCATCGACCTTCTGAAGAAGGAGGCCGTCAAGGAGCTGGGCGGCGAGGATGGTTCCCAGAAGGGTGAGGTCAAGGCCTGCTTCGACCTCCTCAAGGAGACCCTCTTCCGCAACGCCATTCTCAAGCAGGGCGTGCGCCTCGATGGCCGCAAGTTCGACGAGATCCGCCCCCTCAACATCGAGGTCGATGTCCTTCCCGCCACCCACGGCTCCTGCCTCTTCACCCGCGGCGAGACCCAGGCCATGGTGACTGCCACCCTGGGCACCGCCGATGACATCCAGATCATCGACGGCCTGGAGGAGGAGTACGAGAAGCGCTTCTACCTGCACTACAACTTCCCCGGCTACAGCGTGGGCGAGTGCAAGCCCAACCGTGGGCCTGGCCGTCGCGAGATCGGCCACGGTGCCCTGGCCGAGCGCGCCATCATGGCCATGCTCCCCGACGTCAAGGAGAACCCCTACACCCTGCGTGTGGTCTCCGACATCACCGAGTCCAACGGCTCCAGCTCCATGGCCACCATCTGCGGCGGCACCATGGCCCTGCAGGCTGCAGGCATCAAGCTCAAGGCCCCTGTGGCCGGCGTGGCCATGGGCCTGGTGAGCGACGGTGAGCAGTTCGTGGTCCTGACCGACATCGCCGGCCAGGAGGACCACTACGGCGACATGGACTTCAAGGTCGCCGGCACCCCCAACGGCATCACCGCCCTCCAGATGGACATCAAGATCGGCGGCATCACCACCGAGGTCCTGACCAAGGCCCTGGAGCAGGCCAAGAAGGGCCGCCTGCACCTCCTGGAGGCCATGGGCTCCGTGCTTGCTGCCCCCCGCTCCGAATACGCCCAGAACGCCCCCCAGATGGCCACCATCACCCTGCCCAAGGAGAAGATCCGCGACGTCATCGGCAAGGGCGGCGCCACCATCCGCAACATCATCGAAGTCAGCGGTTGCAGCGTGAACATCGATGATGACGGCATCTGCCAGGTGGCCGGCCCCAACCAGGAGAAGCTCGCTGTCGCCATGAAGATGATCGGCGACCTGATCCAGACCGCCGAGGTCGGGCAGACTTACCTGGGCAAGGTGGCCAAGGTCGTGGAGTTCGGCGCCTTCGTGACCATCCTTCCCGGGCTCGATGGCCTGCTCCACGTCTCCGAGATGGCCCCCTACCGCGTCAAGTCCCCCGCTGATGAGGTGAGCGAGGGCCAGGAAGTCCTGGTCAAGTGCATCGCCGTCGAGGCCAATGGCAAGATCCGCCTCAGCCGCAAGGCCCTGATGGCGGCCGAGGGTGAAGGCGACAAGTAACCGCACCGCAGTTCCCAGGAAAAGGCGCCCCCGGGCGCCTTTTCCTTTGCCGGCATCCAAGAAGGTGGAGGACGGACGGCATGCACCCCGAGACGGATCCCCTGGAACTCTTCCGGACTTGGCTGTCGGCGGCTGAGGCCTCTGAGGCCACGGACCCCAATGCCATGGCCCTGGCCACCGTGGGACCCGGGGGACTCCCTTCGGTGCGGATCGTCCTCCTGAAGGACCTCGACGCCCGTGGCTTCGTCTTCTACACCAACCTCGGCAGCCGGAAGGCCCACGAGCTTGCGGCCAGCGCCCGGGCGGCGCTCTGCTTCCACTGGAAGACCCTCGCCCGCCAGGTCCGCGTCGAAGGCAGGGTGGAACCCGTGTCGGCGGCAGAGGCCGATGCCTACTTCGCCACCCGCCCCCGGGAATCCCAGCTGGGAGCCTGGGCCTCGCGCCAGTCTGAGCCCATGTCCGCCCCTGACCAGCTCGAACAGCGCCTGGCCGAGGCCCGGGAGCGCTTCGGTGGGTCCCCGGTGCCCCGCCCCCCCTGGTGGTCCGGGTTCCGGGTGCGCCCGGAGCGCCTGGAATTCTGGGAACAGCGCCCCTTCCGGATCCACCTCCGCGTCGAGTATCTCCCGGACCCGGAGGGAGGCTGGAGAACCCGCCGGATCTTTCCCTGAGCCCCCAGCTCCCCCTTGCAAGGTTGAGCAAATTGCTTCACAAGAGAGGTGGAGGTTCCCTTGCCCCGTCGCCCCTGCTGCAAGCGTGTCGAGTCCACGCCCGAGGTCTGCTACTTCAAGCCGCGGGGGGTTCCCATGGCCTCCCTGGAGGAAGTCACGCTGCGGATGGAGGAGCTCGAGGCCCTCCGTCTCGCCCACCTGGAGGGGCTTTACCAGAAGGAGGCCGCCGAATCCATGGGGGTCTCCCGGGCCACCTTCGGACGAGTCCTGGAAGCGGCCCACATCAAGGTCGCCAAGGCCCTTGTGGAGGGCTGCGCCCTGCGGATCGACGGCGGAAGCTACACCGTGAAGGCCCCGGAGGAGACGGCGGACTGAGACCCCGCTGGGCCCTCTCTGCTTCCGGACCTCGATCCGGGCTTGGGTCGGTGTGGAAAAATTCATCATCCTGCCTCCCAGGTCGATGACAAGGAGGCCACCCTTGCCAACTCCGCCCTCTGGAGCCCGAAGGGTGAGCTTGACACGAGAAAATATATCCATATGGTTATATAAACAATACTGGAGGACTCTATGACTCCACGGGTCGTGGTTCTGGGCGCTGGCGTGGCGGGGCACACCGCCGCGGCCTTCCTCAAGAAGTGGCTGGGGTCCGGGGGCGAGGTCACGGTCATCTCCCCGAGACCGGACTACAACTGGATTCCCTCCAACGTCTGGGTTGGTGTGGGCCTCCTCAAGGAAAAGCAGGTGCTCTTCCCCCTGGCCCCCATCTATGCCAAGGCCGGCATCCGCTTCATCCAGGCCAAGGCCACGGCCATCCATCCAGAGGGGAGCGGCGCCATTCCCGAGCCCTTCGTGGCCTACGAGGGTCCCGAGGGCGCGGGCCAGGTCCCCTACGACTTCCTCATCAACGCCACGGGGCCCCGCCTGGCCTTCGAGAGCACGCCGGGCCTGGGACCTGACCAGGGCGGCTACAGCCACTCAGTCTGCACCGCCCCCCATGCAACCCATGCCTCCGCCGCCCTGGACGAGGTCGTGGCCCGCATGAAAGCCGGTGAGAAGCAGCGCTTCCTCGTGGGCACCGGGCACGGTCTCTGTACCTGCCAGGGGGCCGCCTTCGAGTACATCGTCAACCTGGAGTTCAATCTGCGGGCCCGGGGAGTCCGGGACATGGCCGAGATCACCTACGTCAGCAATGAGTACGAGGTGGGCGACTTCGGCATGGGCGGGGTCCACATCCCCAGGGGGGGCTACATCACCCCCAGCCGGATCTTCACCGAGTCCCTCTTCGCAGAGCGTGGGATCCGCTGGATCACCCAGGCCCACACCAAGGCCGTGGAAAAGGACCGGATCCACATGGAGTTCCTCGATGGCGGGGAAGGCGAGGAGGGCTATGACTTCGCCATGCTCCTGCCCCCCTTCAAGGGGGTCGGGCTGAAGGCCTTCGACCGGGAAGGGATGGAGATCACGGATCGCCTCTTCGCCCCCAGCGGCTTCATGAAGGTGGACGGCGACTACACTCCCAAACCCTACGAGCAGTGGCGGGCCGGAGACTGGCCAAGGACCTATCAGAGCCAGGCCTACCCCAACCTCTTCGCGGCAGGCATCGCCTTCGCCCCTCCGCACCCCATCTCACGCCCCCGTCAGAGCCCCAACGGCACCAGCATCACCCCCGCCCCTCCCCGGACCGGCATGCCCAGCGCCATGATCGCCAAGGCCGTCGCCCGCAGCATCGTCGACATGATCCATGGCGCTGCGGAGCCGACCCAGCGGGCCTCCATGGCAGAGATGGGCGCGGCCTGCGTGGCCTCCGCCGGGGCCAACCCCTTCACCGGCACTGCAGCGACCATCACCGTCTACCCCATCGTGCCTGACTTCGAGCGCTTCCCCGACTATGGTCGGGATCCGGCCCTGACCTTCGGCGAGATCGGACTGGCGGGGCACTGGATCAAGATCCTGCTGCACCACATGTTCATCTACAAGGCCAAGATGCTGCCCTTCTGGTCCCTCATCCCGGAGTGAACATGCCCAGCCCCGCCCCCTACGCCACCGAGTCCCGGGCTCAGAGCCTGCACGCGACCAAGCCCACCCTCCTGACCCGCTACATCCGCACCTGCATTCCTTGGCAGATGATCCGCTTCGCCCGGATCAACCTCAAGATGTTCCGGGTGATCTTCAAGAGCCACTGATCCAGCGGAAAGTTGCCTCTTGATATTTTGAACATTTGCTCAATACTGCTATTGAGCACGTGCTCAGTATATCAAGAGGCGCCCATGACCCGCATCGCCATCACCAGCGAAGGTCCCACGCTCCAGGATGCCGTAGACCCCCGCTTCGGCCGGGCCGGTGGCTTTATGGTGGTGGACTCCGAGACCCTCGAATCCACTTATGTCGACAACGGATCCACTCAGACCCTGGCCCAGGGGGCAGGGATCCAGGCTGCGGAGAACATCTCCAGGGCCGGGGCAGAGGTCCTGCTGACCGGGTTCGTGGGCCCCAAGGCCTTCGCCGCCCTCCAGGCTGCAGGCATCCGGGTGGCCCAGAACCTGGAGAACCTGACGGTGGGTGAGGCGGTAGCCCGATTCAGGGCCGGACAGGTCGAGTTCGCGCAGGCCCCCAACAGCGAGGCCCGGGCATGATCGTCGCCATCGCCAGCGGCAAGGGCGGCACCGGCAAGACCAGCGTGAGCGCCTCCCTCGCCGCCGTCTGGGAGCGTCCCTGCCTGGCGGTGGACCTGGATGTGGAGGAGCCCAACCTCCACCTCTTCCTGGAACCCCGCCTGCTCTCGACCGAGACCGTGACCCTGGAGGTCCCGGTGCTGGACGAGACGCGCTGCACCCTCTGCGGCGCCTGCAAGGAGTTCTGCCAGTTCAAGGCCATCGCCCTCTTCGGGAAGAACCTGATGGTCATGCCGGACATGTGCCACGGCTGCGGGGGCTGCTTCGAGGTCTGTCCCACGGGCGCCCTGCAGCGGGGCAGCCGGGAGCTGGGCGTCATGGAGATCGGCCACAGCCGGGGAAGCATCCCCTGTCTGACAGGGAGACTCCGCATCGGGGAGTCCATGAGCCCGCCCCTGATGCGGCACATCCGGCGCCGCATGCTGGAGATGGGCACCGACATGAACGCCGACATCCTCATCGATGCCCCTCCGGGGGTGAGTTGCCCGGCCATGAACGCCGTCCAGGACAGTGATGTGATCCTCCTGGTCACCGAGCCCACCCCCTTCGGGTTCCATGACTTCCAGCTCGCCTGGGAGGCCTTCGCCCCCCTGGGCAAGCCCATGGGGGTGGTGGTGAACCGGGCGGGCCTCGGCGACGACAGGGTCTATGCCTTCTGCACCGAGAAGGGGCTTCCGATCCTGGCCGAGATCCCCTACCGCCGGGAGATCGCCGAGCACTATGCCCGGGGCGGCCTCCTGGCCGAGATCGACCGGGAGATGTCCCTCTGCTTCGCCAGGCTCCATGAAGGCCTGGACCGCATCCACCGGGGAGTAGCCCATGCGTGAGATCGTCGTCATCAGCGGCAAGGGGGGCACCGGCAAGACCTCCCTCACCGCAGCCTTCGCCCACCTGGCCCAGTCGAAGGTCATCTGTGATCTGGATGTGGACGCCCCCGATCTCCACCTCCTCCTGGGGCCCAGCCCCGAGCGGCAGGGGGCCTTCCTCTCGGGCAACGAAGCCATCATCGACCTGGCAACCTGCAGAAGCTGCGGGCTCTGCCTGGAGAAGTGCCGATTCGGGGCCATCACCCGCGAGGGGGACACCTTCAGGGTGGATGCGACCCGCTGCGAGGGCTGCAAGGTCTGTGTCGCCCTCTGTCCCCGCAGTGCCATCGACTTCCAGGACCGGCTCTGCGGGTCATGGTACGAGAGCGGAACCCGCTTCGGCCCCATGGTCCACGCCCAGCTCTTCCCGGGGCAGGAGAACTCCGGGCAACTGGTCACCCTGCTCAAGAAGAAGGCTCGGGATCTGGCCGAGGCCCACGGGCTGGACCTGATCCTGAGTGATGGGTCTCCGGGGATCGGCTGCCCGGTCATCGCCTCCCTCTCCCAGGCCAGCTTGGCTGTCATCGTGACCGAACCGACCCCCTCTGGGATCCATGACCTGGAGCGGGTGGCCAGCCTCTGCGACCACTTCCGGATACGGGTGGCGGTGATCGTCAACAAGTGGGACCTGCACCCGGGGAAGACGGAGGCCATCGAGCAGCTCTGCACGGCTCGGGGCTATGCCCTGGCAGGGCGGCTGCCCCACGACACCGTTGTGGCCCAGGCCATGGTCCAGCGGAAAGCCATCACCGAGCTGGAAGATCATCCCTTTGCCGGAGAGGTCCGGCAGATCTGGACGCGTTTGAACACTTTATAATTATTTAATAAAGGACTCTCCCATGAGCAACAGCACCCGCATCGCCATCCCCTCCGCCCTGCCCGGCGGTCTCCAGGCCGGTCTCGGTCAGCACTTCGGCCACTGCGACCTCTACACCATCGTGGATGTGGAGGGCGGCAAGGTCACCGCCGTCAGCACCCTGCCCAATGTCCCCCACCAGCAGGGTGGTTGCATGGCCCCCGTCCAGCACCTGGCCTCCAACGGGGTCAACGCCCTCATCGCCGGGGGCATGGGCCTGCGGCCCCTGATGGGCTTCAACCAGGTGGGCATCGAGGTCTACCACGGTGGTATTGCCGAGGATGTGGACAGCGCGGTCAAGTCCTGGCTGCTGGGCGCCCTGCCCCGTTTCACACGCGACCAGACCTGCGGCGGGCACTGATGCGGATCGCCCTCGTCACCCGCCGCCAGGCGGAGCTCGGCCCCTTCGCCGAGGCCCTGGCTGCGCGGGGTGCCAGCATCGACTGGCTCCCCAGCGCCGCCCAGGCTGTGGAGGAGGCCCTGAGCCTCCCCCGGCAGATGGTCATCCTGGATGACCCCGAGGGGGCATTCCGGACCCACCTCTCGGATCTGATGGAAGCCAACCCCATGCTCCACACCGCCGTCCTCACCCCCATGGAGGAGGAGGCCTTCCACGAAGCCAGCGAGGGACTGGGCGTGCTCTGCGCCCTGCCCCCCACCCCGGGTGACCGGGATGCCGCGGACCTCCTCTCCAGGCTGCAGAGCCTGGGGGCCTGCTGAGAGGACTTCCCCAGAATGGACAGCACACCCCTCGCCCTGGACCAGACCCGCCTCGAGGAAACCCGGGGAGCCCTCCACGAGCACTGCGTGGTCTGCTGGGACCGCCACCCCTTCGGCCTCAAGGTGGCGTACCGGGCCGTGGACGAGCGGACGGTGGAGGGCACCTTCGCCTGTGGCAAGTCCTATGAGGGCTATGCCGATGTCCTGCACGGCGGCATCGTCGCCGGCCTGCTGGACGGAGCCATGGCCAACTGCCTCCTGGCCATGGGGGTGGAGGCCTACACGGTGGACCTCCGCCTGCGCTTCCGGGGCGCCGTCCGGACCGGGGAGGAGGCCCTCATCCGGGGACACTGGGTCCGGAGTGCCGGCCCCCTCCACCTCCTCCAAGCCACCCTCTCCCAGGGGGGCAAGCCCCTGGTGAGCGCCCGGGCCAAGTTCTTCAAGGGTCGGCCTGGCCCGGGGGGTGGGCGGCTGGCCGAGGGGACGGCCACCCGGGAGCTGATCCGGGCCTCCATGGGAGGCCTGCGATGACCCGGGCCGCGCCTTCTCCCGGCAGCATCCGGGCCATCCACGACCTCCCCTTCCCCGAACTGGTCCGCCGGGCCATGGAGACCCACCGCCAGCACTGGGACCCCCTCCAGCTCCAGCTCTGCGTCCTGGACGCCCTGAAGACCGGTGCCTGCTCCGAAGACTGCGCCTACTGTGCCCAGAGCGCCCACCACGTCACCGAGCTCAAGCCCGATCCCCTCAAGGACACGGAGCGGGTGCTCGAAGGGGCCCGCAGGGCCCTCCAGTCGGGTGCCAGCCGCTACTGCATGGCCACCTCGGGCCGGGCCCTCCCCGAGGGCCCTGACTTCGAGCGGGTCCTGGAGATCATTGGCCGGGTCGCGGACCTGGGCCTGGAGCCCTGCGTCAGCCTGGGGCTCATCACAGCGTCCCAGGCCCGTCGCCTGAAGTCCGCCGGATGCGCCATCTACAACCACAACCTGGACAGCAGCCGGGCGGTCTACGAGCGGATCGTCTCCACCCACACCTTCGACGAGCGTCTGGGCACCATCCGGGCGGTCCGGGACGCGGGCCTCCAGGTCTGCTGCGGCGGAATCCTGGGCCTGGGCGAGTCCGTGGAGGACAGGGTCCACTTCCTCCACGAGCTGGCCAGCCTGGACCCCCTTCCCGATGCCATCCCCCTGAACATCCTGGTGCCCATCCCGGGGACCCCCCTGGAGGGGATGCCCCCGGTGTCGCCTATCGAGGTCATCCGCATGGTGGCCAGCGCCCGCATCCTCTTCCCCACCAGCCGCATCCGGCTGGCCGCAGGGCGGAGCAGCCTGAGCCAGGAGGCCCAGGCCCTGGCCTTCCTGTGCGGCGCCAACTCGATCTTCACCGGGGAGAAGCTCCTCACCACCCCGGGGAGCTCCGCAGAAGCTGACCACAGCCTTCTGGCCTCCCTGGGGATGTCCCTGGAGGCCACTGCGGCACCCCAGCCCATCCAACCCGCGGGGAGGCTCCCCGCCGCTCCCGATAGAGGAGGACACCATGCCACGATATGACGGTACCGGCCCCATGGGCCAGGGCAGCAGGACCGGCTTCGGCAGAGGCAACTGCGCCCCCCGCCCGACACACGCCAGCGACAGCCCAGGGGCAGCCCCCCTGACGCCCACCCCCGGGCAGGGACTCCGTCGCGGTGGAGGCCGCGGCATGGGTCCCTGCGGTTGCGGACAGCGCCGGGGCCCGGGCGGCTGCAACGGGCGCTGACAGGAGCACCATGGAAATCCAACGAGCCCTCGACCACTACACGGGCCGCTCTGGCATGCGCCTCAACTGCGCCCAGGCCGTGGCCGCAGCCTTCGGCCACGATCCGGCGACCTTCGCCTCCTGCGGGAGGGGACAGGCTCCGGAAGGCTGGTGCGGGGCCGCCTTCGCCGCCGCCCACCTGAGCGGCAACCCATCCGCCATCCACGATGCCTTCGAGAAGAAGGCCGGTGCCATCACCTGCAGGGAGATCCGGCAGGCCCGGCTCCTGCCCTGCGCCGCCTGCGTGGAGACCGCCGCCCGCCTCACCAAGGAGCTTCAGCCATGAGCGAATGGAACCCCATCCCCACCCGGATCCGCCCCGAGAACTTCGGCCCCATGAAAGGGGCCAACGCCCACGCCCGCTTCACGGGTCCCTGTGGCGACACCATGGAGTTCTGGCTCTTCATGGAGGGGGTCCACATCCGCGAAGCCAGCTTCACCACCGATGGCTGTGACACCTCGGTGGCCTGCGGCAGCGTGGCCGCCCACCTCTCCATCGACCGCTCCCTGGGCGAGATGAAGAGCTTCCGTCCCGAAGAGGTCCTGGAGGCCCTGGGGTGGCAGGAGCAGGAGGAGGCCCAGCACTGTGCCCTCCTGGCCACGCGGACCCTCGGCATGGCCCTGGCCGAGCACGAAGCCCGCCTCAAGGTCGAGGCCGAGCCCGAGACCGGCGCCTCGTGCGGCCAGGGCGGCTGCAGCTCCGAGTGCTGCGAGAGTTGCGGCACACCCTGCTCCGAGAGCCGGGCGGCCCAGCCCTCCCTTGCCGGGCCGGATCGCGTCCGCCAGCGCATCCTGGTCCTCTCCGGCAAGGGAGGGGTGGGCAAGAGCACCGTCGCCACCAACCTGGCCATGGCCCTGGCCTCCCAGGGACTGATGACCGGACTCCTGGATGTGGACATCCACGGTCCCAGCGTCCCCAAGCTCCTGGGCCTGGAGGGCGAGTCCCTCCTGTCCGAGGGAGAGGATCTGCTCCCCGTGGAGCTGGGCAACCTGAAGGTCATGTCCCTGGGCTTCGCCCTGGGCGCCGACCAGCCCGCCATCTGGCGCGGTCCCATGAAGGCCGGGGTGGTGGAGCAGTTCGTGAAGAAGGTGCAGTGGGGCGAGCTCGATGTCCTGGTGGTGGACTGCCCCCCCGGCACCGGCGACGAGCACCTCTCACTCCAGCAGGCCCTGGGCCGGATCGATGGCGCGGTCATCGTCACCACTCCCCAGGAGGTGGCGGTACTGGACGCCCGCAAGGCCGTCTCCTTCTGCCGGGCCGCCCAGATCCCCCTCCTGGGTGTGGTCGAGAACATGAGCGGCTTCACCTGCCCCCACTGCGCCACGGTGACGCCCATCTTCCAGGAGGCCGGTGGCCAGCGCATGGCCGAGGATATGGGTCTTCCCTTCCTGGGGAGTCTGGCCCTGGATCCCAAGGTCGGGAGCGATGGGGACGGCGGCAAGCCCCGCCTCTACGCCAGTGCCGACTTCGAACGGGTGCTCCAGGCCCTCATGGGTGAGCTGGAAGCCTGCGGCGCTTGACCAGGGGGAAGCGTGCTTGAGGTCACCCTCCTCGTCGACAGCCACGCAGCGGATCCGGAGCTCCAGGTCGAGCATGGCCTGAGCTTCCTGGTCCAGTGCGACGGAGAGGTCATCCTCTTCGACACCGGAGCCTCGGGGGCCTGGCTGGCCAATGCCCGCCATCTCGGGCTCCCGGTGGAGCGCATCGGACATCTTGTGCTGAGTCACGGCCACCGGGACCACACCGGGGGCGTGGCCGAGCTCCTGGAGCTGATCCCGGAAGTGGAGGTCTGCATGCACCCCAGGGCCCTCGTACCGCGCTGCAGCCGCCATCCGGGCTTGGCCCCCAGGCCCCTGGGCTTCCCCGCCCGCTCCTGGCAGGCCCTGGCTCCGAGGGCGGACCGTATCCGTTGGAGTACGGCCCCCATGGCGCTTGCGCCGGGCATCGGTGTCTCGGGCCCCATTCCCCGGCGGCATCCCCAGGAGCTGCACTCGGGGCCCTTCTTCCTGGACACCCATGGGCAAACCGAGGACCTGCTGGAAGACGACCAGGCCCTCTGGATCCGTACCCCGGAAGGCCTTGTCGTGGTGCTGGGCTGCACCCACGCCGGACTCGCCAACACCCTGGATCACCTCCGGGAGCTGACCGGGGAACGGAGGATCCGGGCTGTCCTCGGAGGACTGCACCTTGCGAAGGCCGACCCAGAACGCCTCGCCTTCACCGCCGCCCGCCTGCAGGAGGCGGCCCCAGGTGAGATCCTCGCCTGCCACTGCTCGGGAGAAGCGGCAGCCCTGGCGCTGGGCTGCCGCTGGATGGCGGCCGGTGAGACCTGGGTAATCTGAGCCGGCTGCCCCGGGGAACACCCGGGTCGCCCCCTTTTCTCAACCCTTCGCTTCGTCCCTCATCTCTCCGCAGCAGGTGGGCGCCACCAGCGTACCCTTCCAGATGGCATAGCGCCGGTAGCCCCCAGCCAGGTTCCGGACCTTGAAGCCGTGCTGGCTGAGGATACGGCTGGCCACGTAGCCCCGGAGCCCCACTTGGCAGAAGACCAGGAGCTCCTTGTCCCGGGGCAGCTCGTCAAGGCGTGACCGCAGGGCATCCACGGGAACACAGATGGAGCCCGGGAT
The sequence above is drawn from the uncultured Holophaga sp. genome and encodes:
- the pdxH gene encoding pyridoxamine 5'-phosphate oxidase, producing the protein MHPETDPLELFRTWLSAAEASEATDPNAMALATVGPGGLPSVRIVLLKDLDARGFVFYTNLGSRKAHELAASARAALCFHWKTLARQVRVEGRVEPVSAAEADAYFATRPRESQLGAWASRQSEPMSAPDQLEQRLAEARERFGGSPVPRPPWWSGFRVRPERLEFWEQRPFRIHLRVEYLPDPEGGWRTRRIFP
- a CDS encoding NifB/NifX family molybdenum-iron cluster-binding protein, which codes for MTRIAITSEGPTLQDAVDPRFGRAGGFMVVDSETLESTYVDNGSTQTLAQGAGIQAAENISRAGAEVLLTGFVGPKAFAALQAAGIRVAQNLENLTVGEAVARFRAGQVEFAQAPNSEARA
- the bioB gene encoding biotin synthase BioB gives rise to the protein MTRAAPSPGSIRAIHDLPFPELVRRAMETHRQHWDPLQLQLCVLDALKTGACSEDCAYCAQSAHHVTELKPDPLKDTERVLEGARRALQSGASRYCMATSGRALPEGPDFERVLEIIGRVADLGLEPCVSLGLITASQARRLKSAGCAIYNHNLDSSRAVYERIVSTHTFDERLGTIRAVRDAGLQVCCGGILGLGESVEDRVHFLHELASLDPLPDAIPLNILVPIPGTPLEGMPPVSPIEVIRMVASARILFPTSRIRLAAGRSSLSQEAQALAFLCGANSIFTGEKLLTTPGSSAEADHSLLASLGMSLEATAAPQPIQPAGRLPAAPDRGGHHATI
- a CDS encoding polyribonucleotide nucleotidyltransferase — protein: MNTLKFSPTTVSIDLGGTPISIETGRVAKQAAGSVIVRQGDTMVLAAVCCAEPREGIDFFPLTVDYREPGFAAGKIPGGWFKREGKQTTKETLVSRLIDRPLRPLFEEGYNGDTMITCQVISFDGEHQPDTLAMVGASAALIISEIPFVNPVGGVRVGRVNGQLVVNPVVSQRHESDLDLLVAGTEEALVMVECGAQEVQEADMVKALEFGHSQIKLLVKLQKELQAKVGKAKMAAVKAERDAEIYAKVAAQYAEKLFAALTIKVKIDSYKAIDLLKKEAVKELGGEDGSQKGEVKACFDLLKETLFRNAILKQGVRLDGRKFDEIRPLNIEVDVLPATHGSCLFTRGETQAMVTATLGTADDIQIIDGLEEEYEKRFYLHYNFPGYSVGECKPNRGPGRREIGHGALAERAIMAMLPDVKENPYTLRVVSDITESNGSSSMATICGGTMALQAAGIKLKAPVAGVAMGLVSDGEQFVVLTDIAGQEDHYGDMDFKVAGTPNGITALQMDIKIGGITTEVLTKALEQAKKGRLHLLEAMGSVLAAPRSEYAQNAPQMATITLPKEKIRDVIGKGGATIRNIIEVSGCSVNIDDDGICQVAGPNQEKLAVAMKMIGDLIQTAEVGQTYLGKVAKVVEFGAFVTILPGLDGLLHVSEMAPYRVKSPADEVSEGQEVLVKCIAVEANGKIRLSRKALMAAEGEGDK
- a CDS encoding DUF134 domain-containing protein, which gives rise to MPRRPCCKRVESTPEVCYFKPRGVPMASLEEVTLRMEELEALRLAHLEGLYQKEAAESMGVSRATFGRVLEAAHIKVAKALVEGCALRIDGGSYTVKAPEETAD
- a CDS encoding FAD/NAD(P)-binding oxidoreductase; protein product: MTPRVVVLGAGVAGHTAAAFLKKWLGSGGEVTVISPRPDYNWIPSNVWVGVGLLKEKQVLFPLAPIYAKAGIRFIQAKATAIHPEGSGAIPEPFVAYEGPEGAGQVPYDFLINATGPRLAFESTPGLGPDQGGYSHSVCTAPHATHASAALDEVVARMKAGEKQRFLVGTGHGLCTCQGAAFEYIVNLEFNLRARGVRDMAEITYVSNEYEVGDFGMGGVHIPRGGYITPSRIFTESLFAERGIRWITQAHTKAVEKDRIHMEFLDGGEGEEGYDFAMLLPPFKGVGLKAFDREGMEITDRLFAPSGFMKVDGDYTPKPYEQWRAGDWPRTYQSQAYPNLFAAGIAFAPPHPISRPRQSPNGTSITPAPPRTGMPSAMIAKAVARSIVDMIHGAAEPTQRASMAEMGAACVASAGANPFTGTAATITVYPIVPDFERFPDYGRDPALTFGEIGLAGHWIKILLHHMFIYKAKMLPFWSLIPE
- a CDS encoding MBL fold metallo-hydrolase yields the protein MLEVTLLVDSHAADPELQVEHGLSFLVQCDGEVILFDTGASGAWLANARHLGLPVERIGHLVLSHGHRDHTGGVAELLELIPEVEVCMHPRALVPRCSRHPGLAPRPLGFPARSWQALAPRADRIRWSTAPMALAPGIGVSGPIPRRHPQELHSGPFFLDTHGQTEDLLEDDQALWIRTPEGLVVVLGCTHAGLANTLDHLRELTGERRIRAVLGGLHLAKADPERLAFTAARLQEAAPGEILACHCSGEAAALALGCRWMAAGETWVI
- a CDS encoding PaaI family thioesterase; translated protein: MDSTPLALDQTRLEETRGALHEHCVVCWDRHPFGLKVAYRAVDERTVEGTFACGKSYEGYADVLHGGIVAGLLDGAMANCLLAMGVEAYTVDLRLRFRGAVRTGEEALIRGHWVRSAGPLHLLQATLSQGGKPLVSARAKFFKGRPGPGGGRLAEGTATRELIRASMGGLR
- a CDS encoding NifB/NifX family molybdenum-iron cluster-binding protein; the protein is MSNSTRIAIPSALPGGLQAGLGQHFGHCDLYTIVDVEGGKVTAVSTLPNVPHQQGGCMAPVQHLASNGVNALIAGGMGLRPLMGFNQVGIEVYHGGIAEDVDSAVKSWLLGALPRFTRDQTCGGH
- a CDS encoding DUF5320 domain-containing protein, which codes for MPRYDGTGPMGQGSRTGFGRGNCAPRPTHASDSPGAAPLTPTPGQGLRRGGGRGMGPCGCGQRRGPGGCNGR
- a CDS encoding ATP-binding protein, whose product is MIVAIASGKGGTGKTSVSASLAAVWERPCLAVDLDVEEPNLHLFLEPRLLSTETVTLEVPVLDETRCTLCGACKEFCQFKAIALFGKNLMVMPDMCHGCGGCFEVCPTGALQRGSRELGVMEIGHSRGSIPCLTGRLRIGESMSPPLMRHIRRRMLEMGTDMNADILIDAPPGVSCPAMNAVQDSDVILLVTEPTPFGFHDFQLAWEAFAPLGKPMGVVVNRAGLGDDRVYAFCTEKGLPILAEIPYRREIAEHYARGGLLAEIDREMSLCFARLHEGLDRIHRGVAHA
- a CDS encoding ATP-binding protein; this translates as MREIVVISGKGGTGKTSLTAAFAHLAQSKVICDLDVDAPDLHLLLGPSPERQGAFLSGNEAIIDLATCRSCGLCLEKCRFGAITREGDTFRVDATRCEGCKVCVALCPRSAIDFQDRLCGSWYESGTRFGPMVHAQLFPGQENSGQLVTLLKKKARDLAEAHGLDLILSDGSPGIGCPVIASLSQASLAVIVTEPTPSGIHDLERVASLCDHFRIRVAVIVNKWDLHPGKTEAIEQLCTARGYALAGRLPHDTVVAQAMVQRKAITELEDHPFAGEVRQIWTRLNTL
- a CDS encoding P-loop NTPase, which codes for MSEWNPIPTRIRPENFGPMKGANAHARFTGPCGDTMEFWLFMEGVHIREASFTTDGCDTSVACGSVAAHLSIDRSLGEMKSFRPEEVLEALGWQEQEEAQHCALLATRTLGMALAEHEARLKVEAEPETGASCGQGGCSSECCESCGTPCSESRAAQPSLAGPDRVRQRILVLSGKGGVGKSTVATNLAMALASQGLMTGLLDVDIHGPSVPKLLGLEGESLLSEGEDLLPVELGNLKVMSLGFALGADQPAIWRGPMKAGVVEQFVKKVQWGELDVLVVDCPPGTGDEHLSLQQALGRIDGAVIVTTPQEVAVLDARKAVSFCRAAQIPLLGVVENMSGFTCPHCATVTPIFQEAGGQRMAEDMGLPFLGSLALDPKVGSDGDGGKPRLYASADFERVLQALMGELEACGA